Proteins encoded within one genomic window of Spirulina major PCC 6313:
- the ppsA gene encoding phosphoenolpyruvate synthase encodes MVHSVDQVPQASRDQALILWFDEVGTADVGLVGGKNSSLGEMIQQLQPKGVNVPTGFATTAYAYRYYIKQAGLETQLRRLFSDLDVNDMRNLQERGKQARTLILHTPFPQDLQDAIALAYSKLCQRYGCSPSLCERFDPEYRDICVSQTQDTDVAVRSSATAEDLPEASFAGQQETYLNVQSVKGVLEACHKCFASLFTDRAISYRQHNGFDHFTVALSVGVQKMVRSDVATSGVMFSIDTETGFKNAALITAAYGLGENVVQGAVNPDEYLVFKPTLKDGFTPILEKRLGTKAIKMVYDVGGSKLTKNVEVPEPERQKFCISDGEILQLAKWAVQIEDHYSAVRGQYTPMDIEWAKDGCTGELFIVQARPETVQSQKAANILESYELKDHGAVLTVGRSVGAAIGQGKARVIHNVSNINQFKSGEVLITNRTDPDWEPIMKQASAIVTNQGGRTCHAAIIAREMGIPAIVGCGDATELVKSGQEVTVSCCEGEEGRVYQGLLPFEVHKTHLDNLPTTRTQILMNIGNPEQAFSLAGIPAAGVGLARLEFIIANNIKAHPMALIKYDELEDDLVKAEIDRLTQGYDRKPEFFVDKLARGIGTIAAAFYPKPVIVRMSDFKSNEYANLLGGRQFEPHEENPMIGWRGASRYYDPNYREAYALECQAFKRVRDDMGLTNVIPMVPFCRTPEEGQRVLAEMGKQGLKRGINGLQVYVMCELPSNVILADQFAEVFDGFSIGSNDLTQLTLGLDRDSSLVAHLFDERNEGVKRMVKEAIATAKATGRKIGICGQAPSDYPEFAQFLVELGIDSISLNPDSVLKTMLMVAEVEKTQA; translated from the coding sequence GCTACTACATCAAGCAAGCGGGTTTAGAAACGCAGTTACGGCGCTTGTTTTCTGACCTGGATGTCAACGATATGCGGAACTTGCAAGAACGGGGCAAACAGGCGCGGACGTTGATTCTTCATACGCCGTTCCCCCAAGACTTGCAAGATGCGATCGCCCTCGCCTATAGCAAACTCTGCCAACGCTATGGTTGCAGTCCGTCCCTCTGTGAACGCTTCGACCCCGAATATCGCGATATCTGCGTCAGTCAAACCCAAGATACCGATGTGGCGGTGCGATCGAGTGCCACCGCCGAAGACCTCCCCGAAGCCAGTTTCGCCGGTCAACAGGAAACCTACCTCAACGTCCAAAGTGTGAAAGGTGTCCTCGAAGCCTGCCACAAATGCTTCGCCTCCCTCTTCACCGATCGCGCCATTTCCTACCGCCAACACAACGGCTTTGATCACTTCACCGTCGCCCTTTCCGTGGGGGTGCAAAAAATGGTGCGTTCCGACGTGGCAACCTCCGGCGTGATGTTCTCCATCGACACGGAAACCGGCTTTAAAAATGCCGCCCTGATCACCGCTGCCTATGGGTTAGGGGAAAACGTGGTGCAAGGTGCGGTCAACCCCGATGAATACTTGGTGTTTAAACCCACCCTCAAAGATGGTTTTACTCCGATCCTGGAAAAACGCCTCGGCACCAAAGCGATCAAGATGGTCTACGATGTGGGCGGTTCCAAACTGACGAAAAACGTGGAAGTGCCCGAACCCGAACGGCAAAAGTTCTGTATTTCCGATGGGGAAATTCTGCAACTGGCGAAATGGGCGGTGCAAATTGAAGACCACTATTCCGCAGTGCGTGGCCAATATACCCCCATGGATATTGAATGGGCGAAAGATGGCTGCACCGGTGAACTCTTCATCGTTCAAGCTCGCCCGGAAACGGTGCAATCCCAAAAAGCGGCGAACATCCTCGAAAGTTATGAACTCAAGGATCACGGCGCGGTGCTTACCGTGGGGCGCAGTGTGGGGGCAGCGATCGGGCAAGGCAAGGCCCGCGTCATTCATAACGTCTCGAATATTAACCAGTTCAAATCGGGTGAAGTGTTGATCACCAACCGCACCGACCCGGATTGGGAACCGATTATGAAACAGGCGAGTGCGATCGTCACCAACCAAGGCGGGCGCACCTGTCACGCGGCGATTATTGCGCGGGAAATGGGCATTCCTGCGATCGTTGGTTGCGGTGATGCGACGGAATTGGTCAAGAGTGGTCAAGAGGTGACGGTGTCCTGTTGTGAAGGGGAAGAAGGCCGGGTCTACCAAGGTCTGCTGCCCTTTGAGGTGCATAAAACCCATCTCGACAACTTGCCCACGACCCGCACCCAAATCTTGATGAATATCGGCAACCCGGAACAAGCGTTCTCCTTAGCGGGGATTCCGGCGGCGGGGGTTGGCTTGGCTCGGTTGGAATTCATCATCGCCAACAACATCAAAGCCCACCCGATGGCGTTGATTAAATACGACGAACTCGAAGATGACCTCGTCAAAGCCGAAATCGATCGCCTCACCCAAGGCTACGATCGCAAACCGGAATTCTTCGTCGATAAATTGGCGCGGGGGATTGGCACGATCGCAGCGGCGTTCTATCCCAAACCGGTGATCGTGCGGATGTCGGATTTCAAATCCAATGAATACGCCAACCTCCTCGGCGGTCGTCAGTTTGAACCCCATGAGGAAAATCCGATGATCGGCTGGCGGGGTGCGTCGCGTTACTACGACCCCAACTACCGCGAAGCCTACGCCCTCGAATGCCAAGCCTTCAAACGGGTACGTGATGACATGGGGTTAACCAACGTGATCCCGATGGTGCCGTTCTGCCGTACTCCTGAAGAAGGCCAGCGCGTCTTGGCGGAAATGGGCAAACAAGGCCTAAAACGGGGCATCAATGGCTTGCAAGTCTATGTGATGTGCGAGTTGCCCAGTAATGTGATCTTGGCGGATCAGTTTGCCGAGGTGTTTGATGGCTTCTCGATTGGGTCGAATGACTTGACGCAACTCACCTTGGGCTTGGATCGGGATTCGTCCTTGGTGGCGCACCTGTTCGATGAACGCAATGAAGGCGTGAAACGAATGGTTAAAGAAGCGATCGCCACTGCCAAAGCCACCGGTCGCAAGATCGGCATCTGTGGTCAAGCGCCGAGTGATTACCCTGAATTCGCCCAATTCCTGGTCGAACTCGGCATCGACTCGATCAGCCTGAACCCGGATTCTGTGCTCAAAACGATGTTGATGGTGGCGGAGGTGGAAAAAACCCAAGCCTAA
- a CDS encoding GumC family protein — MHVGPIPQSSASDHHNIKLPEDEGGLELGRVIEALYRQIFLIAGLTFLMAGAGTYKAVTDRPIYASKFEILTEPVTVETQVISSVADSVSANEADTFTLDETKIKVLRSPEVLDPAVEILQRDYPELTYDLLKYGLGIKASQTNVLEVSFQNPNQALVADLLSTVSEVYLNYSLNERKADIQQGLDFVDDQLPELNAQVEELQERLQALRQRYNLIDPTTTGEQLSTQISTVQEQQLETQIQRNEILALRDELRDELATQSPENVSSSALKNNPHYQALLNQLQTLDSQIARDSVLLLEASPEIKLLNEQRDRLLPLLAQEVQRTIRELDTQIQEIERRDVALGGTLNQFQDRVKELSVVNRSFTDIERELQIATENLNQFLTKREALRIEIAQRQVPWRLLEPVAEPKPSTASAARNLVLGAIVGFMLGCGAALALDSLSNVLHTPKEVKKITQLSLLGIIPRKRDLSDFAPAVDLAPFSLTHAYVEQTAAQDNVLDLPTVAGSWLDPVRDLLGWGLKGTPFAHLVQSNGTHEVEASSRSVFSEAFHALAANVRLLDADDPVRAVVISSATAGEGKTTIAAYLAQAVARMNRRVLVVDTDLRRPQIHQRLGLVNGDGLTDVLSGDLLAEDAIQASVLDENLFVLTAGMLPPDPIRLISSQKMQELMRSLREQFDLVIYDAPPLAGLADAHLLAAHSDGLLLVAGLGTVKRSALEQSLYELAVANTPVLGAIANLAKEAGVSYPSQGGDRNVTPPPSPPSPSAKELAPMGSTTSAAKKLIPPSKS, encoded by the coding sequence ATGCACGTTGGACCCATTCCACAATCATCAGCTTCGGATCACCATAATATTAAACTCCCTGAAGATGAAGGGGGGCTAGAACTCGGCCGGGTTATTGAAGCTCTGTATCGGCAGATTTTTCTGATCGCGGGCTTAACTTTTCTAATGGCCGGAGCCGGCACGTACAAAGCCGTCACCGATCGCCCGATCTATGCGTCAAAGTTTGAAATACTCACCGAACCCGTGACCGTAGAAACCCAGGTTATTTCTTCCGTTGCCGATAGTGTGAGCGCCAACGAAGCCGATACCTTCACCCTCGATGAAACCAAAATCAAAGTCCTGCGCAGCCCCGAAGTGCTAGATCCGGCGGTGGAAATCCTCCAACGCGACTACCCAGAACTCACCTACGACCTGCTGAAATATGGTCTGGGGATTAAAGCCAGTCAAACTAATGTGCTTGAGGTGTCCTTTCAAAACCCCAATCAAGCCCTGGTGGCTGATCTGTTGTCCACGGTGTCTGAGGTGTATCTCAACTACAGTTTGAACGAGCGCAAGGCCGATATTCAGCAGGGGCTTGATTTTGTGGACGACCAATTGCCCGAACTCAACGCCCAGGTCGAAGAGTTACAAGAACGACTGCAAGCCCTACGCCAACGGTATAACCTCATTGACCCCACCACCACCGGGGAACAGTTGTCCACCCAAATCAGCACAGTTCAAGAACAGCAACTAGAGACCCAGATTCAACGGAATGAAATTCTCGCCCTGCGGGATGAACTGCGGGACGAACTCGCCACCCAATCGCCGGAAAATGTCTCGTCATCGGCTCTCAAAAATAATCCTCACTATCAAGCATTGCTGAATCAACTGCAGACCCTTGATAGTCAAATTGCGCGGGATTCGGTGTTATTACTCGAAGCAAGTCCTGAAATAAAATTGCTCAATGAGCAGCGCGATCGCCTCCTGCCCCTCCTCGCCCAAGAAGTGCAGCGCACGATCCGAGAACTGGACACCCAAATCCAAGAAATCGAGCGTCGCGATGTCGCCTTAGGCGGCACGCTGAATCAGTTTCAAGACCGAGTGAAGGAGCTGTCGGTGGTGAATCGTTCGTTCACAGATATTGAACGGGAACTGCAAATTGCGACGGAAAACCTCAACCAATTTCTCACCAAACGGGAGGCACTGCGCATTGAAATCGCCCAACGCCAAGTGCCGTGGCGACTCCTCGAACCCGTGGCAGAGCCGAAACCCTCCACCGCGAGCGCGGCCCGTAATTTAGTGTTGGGGGCGATCGTTGGTTTCATGCTCGGCTGTGGGGCAGCCTTGGCCCTAGATAGCCTCAGTAATGTGCTCCATACCCCGAAGGAAGTGAAAAAAATCACCCAGTTATCTCTATTGGGGATTATTCCGCGCAAACGGGATTTAAGCGATTTTGCACCAGCGGTGGATCTTGCGCCGTTTTCCTTGACCCATGCCTATGTAGAGCAGACTGCCGCCCAGGATAATGTGCTGGACTTGCCGACGGTAGCGGGATCATGGCTTGACCCGGTGCGGGATCTCCTGGGGTGGGGCTTAAAGGGAACACCCTTTGCGCATTTGGTGCAGTCTAATGGCACTCATGAGGTAGAAGCTTCGAGCCGTTCGGTGTTTAGTGAGGCGTTTCATGCGTTGGCGGCGAATGTGCGACTGTTGGATGCGGATGATCCGGTGCGGGCGGTGGTGATTTCGTCGGCGACGGCGGGGGAAGGGAAGACGACGATCGCAGCCTATCTGGCCCAGGCGGTGGCGCGGATGAATCGGCGGGTGTTGGTGGTGGATACGGATTTGCGCCGTCCGCAAATTCATCAGCGGTTGGGCTTGGTGAATGGGGATGGTTTAACGGATGTGCTGTCGGGGGATCTCTTGGCGGAGGATGCGATTCAGGCTTCGGTGTTGGATGAGAATTTATTTGTGCTGACGGCGGGGATGTTGCCGCCCGACCCGATTCGCTTGATTTCGTCCCAGAAGATGCAGGAGTTGATGCGATCGCTGCGGGAGCAGTTTGATTTGGTGATCTATGATGCGCCACCCTTGGCGGGTCTGGCCGATGCTCATTTGTTGGCTGCCCATAGTGATGGTTTGCTGTTGGTGGCGGGCTTGGGCACGGTGAAACGGTCGGCGTTGGAACAGTCGCTCTATGAGTTGGCGGTGGCGAATACGCCGGTATTGGGGGCGATCGCTAATCTCGCGAAGGAAGCGGGGGTGAGCTATCCGAGCCAAGGGGGCGATCGCAACGTCACCCCGCCCCCATCCCCTCCATCCCCCAGCGCCAAGGAACTCGCCCCGATGGGCAGCACCACCTCAGCCGCTAAAAAATTAATTCCCCCGTCGAAGTCATGA
- a CDS encoding response regulator, which produces MKRRILLIDDDADVRSVVKLCLEMSQDWFVQAASSGMEGCAIAAHHPFDAILLDVMMPDLDGIATLERLRQQPQTQTVPVIFLTAKDPTEYEVFQGYDVQGVLSKLIEPLQFAAQVATLLDWPL; this is translated from the coding sequence ATGAAGCGGCGAATTCTTCTCATTGACGATGATGCAGATGTTAGAAGCGTTGTTAAATTATGCCTGGAAATGAGCCAAGACTGGTTTGTCCAAGCGGCCAGTTCTGGGATGGAAGGATGCGCGATCGCTGCCCACCATCCCTTTGATGCGATTTTGCTCGATGTGATGATGCCCGATCTCGATGGCATCGCCACCCTGGAACGTCTGCGCCAACAGCCCCAAACCCAAACCGTCCCGGTTATTTTCCTCACCGCCAAAGACCCCACCGAATACGAGGTCTTCCAAGGCTATGACGTGCAAGGCGTGCTGTCAAAGCTGATCGAACCGCTCCAATTCGCTGCACAGGTGGCGACCCTTCTAGACTGGCCGCTTTGA